One window from the genome of Synechococcus sp. PROS-7-1 encodes:
- a CDS encoding GNAT family N-acetyltransferase: protein MASLSARWHRSISEIPEEQWDQLLGETICPFYRWTWLLALERSGSVAPDQGWQPLHLSLWRDDDQLVAVAPLYLKGHSYGEFVFDQSFARLAGDLGLRYYPKLIGMSPVSPVQGYRFHVAASEDAQEITTLMLGLIDDFAARHGILSCNFLYVDPSWQPLAQAAGCASWLNQQSLWSSDSQQTFNDYLAGFNANQRRNIKRERKAVRDAGLTVTPVTGDALTPALVSRMHDFYEQHCARWGPWGSKYLDATFFDRLCAPSLAEHVVLFNAHRGDVEDPIAMSLCVRDSQHLWGRYWGSDEEIDCLHFEVCYYAPIEWALQQGLVSFDPGAGGSHKRRRGFVATARTSLHRWYDPQMDALIRAWLPRANALMQEEIEAINADLPFRAQPPDLGR, encoded by the coding sequence ATGGCGTCGCTCTCGGCCCGCTGGCATCGAAGCATCAGCGAAATCCCTGAAGAGCAGTGGGACCAGCTGCTGGGCGAAACGATCTGCCCCTTCTATCGCTGGACCTGGCTGCTGGCGTTGGAACGGTCCGGCAGCGTGGCCCCTGATCAGGGTTGGCAGCCTCTGCATCTGTCGTTGTGGCGGGACGACGACCAGCTGGTTGCCGTGGCCCCTCTGTATCTCAAGGGTCACAGCTATGGCGAATTTGTGTTTGATCAGTCGTTCGCGCGCTTGGCCGGTGATTTGGGTCTGCGTTATTACCCGAAACTGATCGGGATGAGCCCAGTCAGCCCCGTGCAGGGTTACCGCTTCCATGTGGCCGCCAGCGAAGACGCCCAGGAGATCACCACGCTGATGCTTGGCCTGATCGATGACTTCGCTGCACGACACGGCATTCTCAGCTGCAATTTTCTTTATGTGGATCCCTCCTGGCAGCCACTGGCGCAAGCAGCCGGTTGTGCCAGCTGGCTGAATCAGCAAAGTTTGTGGTCCTCAGACAGTCAGCAAACGTTCAACGACTATCTGGCTGGTTTTAACGCCAATCAGCGTCGCAACATCAAACGGGAACGCAAGGCCGTGCGTGATGCGGGCCTCACCGTGACACCAGTCACAGGGGACGCACTTACCCCCGCTTTGGTTTCCAGGATGCACGATTTCTACGAGCAACATTGCGCCCGTTGGGGGCCATGGGGCAGCAAGTACCTGGATGCCACCTTTTTTGATCGGCTTTGTGCCCCCTCACTGGCTGAGCATGTTGTTTTGTTCAATGCCCACCGTGGAGATGTGGAGGATCCCATTGCCATGTCGCTATGCGTCAGGGATTCCCAGCACCTCTGGGGGCGCTACTGGGGGAGTGATGAGGAGATTGATTGTCTGCATTTCGAGGTTTGCTACTACGCCCCGATTGAGTGGGCTTTGCAGCAGGGGTTGGTGAGTTTTGATCCAGGAGCTGGTGGCAGTCACAAGCGCCGCAGGGGTTTCGTGGCCACGGCCCGAACCAGTCTTCATCGCTGGTACGACCCTCAGATGGATGCTCTGATTCGCGCCTGGCTTCCTCGGGCCAATGCGTTGATGCAGGAGGAGATCGAGGCCATCAATGCGGACTTGCCGTTCCGCGCCCAGCCTCCAGACCTCGGGCGTTGA